One stretch of Halichoerus grypus chromosome 10, mHalGry1.hap1.1, whole genome shotgun sequence DNA includes these proteins:
- the UQCC1 gene encoding ubiquinol-cytochrome c reductase complex assembly factor 1 isoform X2, with protein MVSYNSTSRLVNSYILKKNMILMTNNFYAAILGYDEGILSDDRGLAAALWRTFFNQKCEDPRQLELLVEYVRKQIQYLDSMNGEDLLLTGEVSWRPLVEKNPQSILKPHSPTYNDEGL; from the exons GTTAATTCTTATATTCTGAAGAAGAACATGATCCTTATGACAAATAATTTCTATGCAGCAATCTTGGGATATGATGAG GGGATCCTTTCAGATGACCGTGGGCTGGCTGCTGCCCTCTGGAGAACCTTCTTCAACCAAAAATGTGAAGACCCTCGGCAGCTTGAATTGTTGGTGGAGTATGTGAGGAAACAG ATACAGTACTTGGACTCCATGAATGGTGAGGATCTGCTTCTGACAGGGGAGGTGAGCTGGCGCCCTCTTGTGGAGAAGAATCCTCAGAGCATCCTGAAGCCTCATTCCCCAACTTACAATGACGAGGGTCTTTGA